In Silene latifolia isolate original U9 population chromosome X, ASM4854445v1, whole genome shotgun sequence, the following proteins share a genomic window:
- the LOC141617376 gene encoding uncharacterized protein LOC141617376 — MWNKVRNNICSGWSICTNNSVAEGGRIWLLWNPGSFAVDILDVSPQSIHSRITMRGNQQVFYFTVVYGFNRAAERGTLWTSLKGYYNAVQGSWLVGGDFNNIIHPNERLGGAPVSLADIKPFQDCLHQCDLYDIKAIGSIFTWNNKQKLDTLVYSRLDRCVSNSDWVINFHESYAYFMPEGTFDHCPCIIYLQGKPSARKQSFK; from the coding sequence ATGTGGAATAAAGTTAGGAACAATATTTGTAGTGGATGGTCTATTTGCACTAATAATTCAGTAGCTGAGGGAGGTAGAATTTGGTTGTTGTGGAATCCTGGTTCTTTTGCTGTGGACATTTTAGATGTTAGTCCTCAATCCATTCACTCTAGAATCACTATGAGGGGGAATCAGCAGGTGTTTTACTTTACTGTGGTTTATGGTTTTAACAGAGCTGCTGAGAGGGGCACTCTGTGGACTAGTTTGAAAGGGTATTATAATGCTGTTCAGGGGTCTTGGTTGGTGGGTGGAGACTTTAATAATATTATACACCCTAATGAGAGACTTGGGGGTGCTCCTGTGTCTCTTGCTGATATCAAACCATTCCAAGACTGTCTCCACCAGTGTGACTTATATGATATCAAAGCTATTGGCTCTATTTTTACGTGGAATAACAAACAAAAGTTGGACACCCTTGTTTATAGCAGACTGGATAGATGTGTGAGTAATTCTGATTGGGTTATTAACTTCCATGAGTCTTATGCTTATTTCATGCCTGAGGGGACATTTGACCACTGTCCCTGCATCATTTATCTTCAGGGTAAGCCCAGTGCAAGAAAACAAtcttttaagtaa